A single genomic interval of Gossypium raimondii isolate GPD5lz chromosome 11, ASM2569854v1, whole genome shotgun sequence harbors:
- the LOC105802299 gene encoding UDP-rhamnose/UDP-galactose transporter 4, with product MSSVSKADRKTALDVASWSFNIVTSVGIIMVNKALMATYGFSFATTLTGLHFATTTLLTVLLRWLGYIQDSHIPLPDLLKFVLFANFSIVGMNVSLMWNSVGFYQIAKLSMIPVSCFLEVVFDKVRYSRDTKLSILLVLLGVAVCTVTDVSVNVKGFLAAVIAVWSTALQQYYVHFLQRKHSLGSFDLLGHTAPVQAASLLLAGPFVDYWLTEKKVYAYNYTTISMFFIILSCTIAVGTNLSQFICIGRFTAVSFQVLGHMKTILVLILGFLFFGKEGLNLHVILGMVIAVAGMIWYGNASSKPGGKERWTYSAPSDKSQKPDNLFGSTETDEKV from the exons ATGTCATCTGTAAGCAAGGCTGATCGGAAAACAGCTCTGGATGTGGCCTCATGGTCTTTCAATATTGTCACATCTGTGGGTATAATCATGGTCAATAAAGCCTTGATGGCTACGTACGGCTTCAGTTTTG CTACAACATTAACAGGTTTGCATTTTGCCACTACAACCCTGTTAACTGTTCTTCTTAGATGGCTGGGTTATATTCAGGACTCTCATATACCATTACCCGATCTTCTCAAGTTTGTTTTGTTTGCAAACTTCTCTATTGTTGGAATGAATGTGAGTTTGATGTGGAATTCTGTGGGCTTCTACCAG ATAGCAAAGCTGAGCATGATTCCAGTATCTTGCTTTCTGGAAGTTGTTTTTGACAAGGTTCGCTACTCAAGGGATACAAAACTTAGCATTTTACTAGTTCTCCTTGGAGTTGCTGTCTGCACTGTTACTGATGTGAGTGTCAACGTCAAGGGTTTTTTAGCTGCTGTAATTGCAGTCTGGAGCACAGCCCTGCAACAATAT TATGTGCATTTTCTTCAACGCAAGCATTCTTTAGGATCTTTTGACTTATTGGGACATACTGCTCCGGTACAAGCTGCAAGCCTTCTGTTAGCTGGTCCTTTTGTGGACTATTGGTTAACAGAGAAAAAGGTCTATGCCTATAACTACACTACGATATCAATG TTCTTCATAATCCTATCATGCACCATTGCCGTTGGTACAAACCTCAGCCAGTTCATCTGCATCGGCCGGTTTACTGCCGTATCATTCCAAGTGCTTGGCCATATGAAGACTATTCTTGTCCTGATTTTAGGATTCCTTTTCTTCGGCAAAGAAGGTCTTAATCTACATGTAATCCTGGGTATGGTCATTGCAGTTGCAGGAATGATCTGGTATGGTAATGCCTCCTCCAAGCCCGGAGGAAAGGAGCGTTGGACTTATTCAGCTCCAAGCGACAAATCACAAAAACCAGACAATTTATTCGGTTCTACTGAAACAGACGAGAAGGTTTAA